The proteins below come from a single Faecalibaculum rodentium genomic window:
- the rpoC gene encoding DNA-directed RNA polymerase subunit beta': MSINKFSSIQVQLASPETIQRWSHGEVTKPETINYRSQKAEKDGLFCERIFGPTKDWECACGKYKKVRFKGVVCDRCGVEITKSSVRRERMGHIHLAAPIAHIWYLRGIPSRMALLLDVTPKQLEEVVYFVSYIVTDPKDSGLAYKQVLSEREYRENLAIHGPTGFTAQTGAEAIQRLLQDVDLEAEYENVQKQLEKAQGEKRKKLIKRLDTINAFRHSDNKPEWMILTDVPVIPPDLRPMLQLDGGRFATSDLNDLYRRVITRNNRLKKLLELGTPNIIVQNEKRMLQEAVDALIDNGRRSKPITGAGGRALKSLSHSLKGKQGRFRQNLLGKRVDFSGRSVIAVGPDLKMYQCGIPREMAINLFKPFVINEIVNQDLAANPKNAEKLIERRDPRIWDVVEKVIEGYPVLMNRAPTLHRLGIQAFLPKLVEGRAMRLHPLVCTAFNADFDGDQMAIHVPLGEEARAEALVMMLGSHNILGPKDGKPIVTPGQDMVMGNFYLTMEETADELSAEAGRYAEKNLPLEAANWQRYADNEGSVFANEEEVMMAYQSGQVHLHSRIAVPVKGLKNTAFGEEHQNDYLATTVGKIIFNGMFPADFPYINEVSKENFVATPDKYFIKPGQNVKEFIQSREIVPAFKKKDLGTIIAEVFKRYSVDETAEILDQIKSMGFKYSTTAGITVALSDIEVAPNKEQHVDEGRAKAEALKKMQQKGLLTLPEWESRLNKMWDDVKDQIADELMDNMPRKNPIFMMSESGARGNKQNFTQLAGMRGLMARPGHGKSRTGEFVPSIIEVPIYSCFREGLNVSEFFLSTHGVRKGLTDTALKTAESGYLTRRLVDVAQDVIIKEDDCGTDTGYWVEDLVDRKTNTVIESLQDRLTGRYSKQDVLDPETGEVIIESDQFIDDAIAKKIVDAGVKGLYIRSPFTCKSSQGICRKCYGRNMATGKDVEVGEAVGIMAAQSIGEPGTQLTMRTFHTGGVAGSGTGDITQGLPRVEELFEARHPKGVAVIAQISGEITAIDRIEGTMRQEVTITNEHESVPHKLNANQSLRPWVKVGEKIEAGTAITEGPLDPKELLRVAGVREVQDYILKEVKKVYQSQGIEISDKHLEVMIKQMLKKVMVTDSGDTDLNVGVQLSLNEITRINRDALLQGKIPAQFKPVLLGISKASVETDSFLSAASFQETTKVLTDATIKGKVDHLVGLKENVIIGKLIPAGTGATGDRPQNLIIAQKAQELREKRLARMKEVHDEKFEEIVSANGGDIQESAPSVSDEDLSMLNEEILETPDEFFGENE; this comes from the coding sequence ATGAGTATCAACAAATTCAGCTCCATCCAGGTTCAGCTTGCCAGCCCGGAGACCATCCAGCGGTGGTCTCATGGGGAAGTGACCAAGCCTGAAACCATCAACTACCGTTCTCAGAAAGCGGAAAAAGACGGTCTGTTCTGCGAGCGCATCTTCGGTCCCACCAAGGACTGGGAATGTGCCTGCGGCAAATACAAGAAAGTCCGTTTCAAGGGCGTGGTCTGCGACCGCTGCGGTGTGGAGATCACCAAGAGCAGTGTGCGGCGTGAACGCATGGGCCACATTCATCTGGCGGCTCCCATTGCCCACATCTGGTATCTGCGCGGCATTCCTTCCCGGATGGCGCTGCTGCTGGATGTGACACCGAAACAGCTGGAGGAAGTCGTATACTTCGTCAGCTATATCGTCACGGATCCCAAGGACTCCGGCCTGGCCTACAAGCAGGTGCTGTCGGAGCGGGAATACCGGGAAAACCTCGCCATTCACGGCCCCACGGGCTTCACGGCACAGACCGGTGCGGAAGCCATCCAGCGCCTGCTGCAGGACGTGGACCTGGAGGCCGAATACGAAAACGTCCAGAAACAGCTGGAGAAGGCCCAGGGCGAAAAGCGCAAGAAGCTCATCAAGCGCCTGGATACCATCAATGCCTTCCGCCACTCGGACAACAAGCCTGAATGGATGATCCTGACGGATGTCCCCGTCATCCCGCCTGATCTGCGGCCGATGCTGCAGCTGGACGGCGGGCGGTTCGCGACGAGTGACCTGAACGACCTGTACCGGCGTGTCATCACCCGGAACAACCGTCTGAAGAAACTTCTCGAACTGGGTACGCCGAATATCATCGTGCAGAACGAAAAGCGCATGCTGCAGGAAGCCGTGGATGCCCTGATTGACAACGGACGCCGGTCCAAGCCGATCACCGGTGCCGGCGGCCGGGCACTGAAGTCCCTGTCCCACTCCCTGAAGGGAAAACAGGGCCGGTTCCGGCAGAACCTGCTTGGCAAGCGTGTAGACTTCTCCGGCCGTTCTGTTATCGCCGTGGGACCGGACCTGAAGATGTACCAGTGCGGCATTCCCCGTGAAATGGCAATCAACCTGTTCAAGCCGTTCGTGATCAACGAGATCGTGAACCAGGACCTGGCGGCCAACCCGAAGAACGCCGAGAAGCTCATCGAGCGCCGGGATCCCCGGATCTGGGATGTGGTGGAAAAGGTCATCGAAGGCTACCCTGTCCTGATGAACCGTGCGCCGACGCTGCACCGTCTGGGCATCCAGGCGTTCCTGCCGAAACTGGTGGAAGGACGCGCCATGCGTCTGCACCCGCTGGTATGTACGGCCTTCAACGCCGACTTTGACGGTGACCAGATGGCCATTCACGTGCCTCTGGGAGAAGAAGCCCGTGCGGAAGCCCTGGTCATGATGCTGGGCAGCCACAACATCCTGGGTCCCAAGGACGGCAAGCCGATCGTTACCCCGGGCCAGGACATGGTCATGGGCAACTTCTACCTGACGATGGAAGAGACTGCCGACGAGCTGTCTGCGGAAGCAGGCCGCTACGCGGAGAAGAACCTGCCGCTGGAAGCTGCAAACTGGCAGCGCTATGCGGACAACGAAGGCTCCGTGTTCGCCAACGAAGAGGAAGTCATGATGGCCTACCAGTCCGGCCAGGTGCACCTGCACTCCCGGATCGCCGTGCCTGTCAAGGGCCTGAAGAACACCGCCTTCGGCGAGGAACACCAGAACGACTATCTGGCCACGACCGTGGGCAAGATCATCTTCAACGGTATGTTCCCGGCGGATTTCCCGTACATCAACGAGGTGTCCAAGGAAAACTTTGTGGCCACTCCCGACAAGTACTTCATCAAGCCGGGTCAGAACGTGAAGGAATTCATCCAGAGCCGCGAAATCGTGCCGGCCTTCAAGAAGAAGGACCTGGGTACCATCATTGCGGAGGTGTTCAAGCGCTATTCCGTGGATGAAACCGCCGAAATCCTGGACCAGATCAAGTCCATGGGATTCAAGTACTCGACTACAGCCGGCATCACCGTGGCGCTGTCCGACATCGAGGTTGCCCCGAACAAGGAGCAGCACGTGGATGAAGGCCGTGCGAAGGCCGAAGCCCTGAAGAAGATGCAGCAGAAGGGTCTGCTGACGCTGCCCGAATGGGAATCCCGCCTGAACAAGATGTGGGACGACGTCAAGGACCAGATTGCGGATGAGCTGATGGACAACATGCCCCGGAAAAACCCGATTTTCATGATGAGTGAGTCCGGTGCCCGAGGCAACAAGCAGAACTTCACCCAGCTGGCCGGTATGCGTGGTCTGATGGCACGTCCCGGTCACGGTAAATCCCGGACGGGCGAGTTTGTGCCCTCGATCATCGAGGTGCCCATCTACTCCTGCTTCCGTGAAGGTCTGAACGTGAGTGAATTCTTCCTGTCCACCCATGGTGTGCGGAAGGGTCTGACTGATACCGCTCTGAAGACAGCGGAATCCGGATACCTGACCCGTCGTCTGGTGGATGTGGCACAGGATGTCATCATCAAGGAAGACGACTGCGGCACAGATACCGGTTACTGGGTGGAAGACCTGGTGGACCGCAAGACCAACACCGTCATCGAAAGCCTGCAGGACCGTCTGACCGGACGTTACTCCAAGCAGGATGTGCTGGATCCCGAAACCGGGGAGGTCATCATCGAGAGCGACCAGTTCATCGACGATGCCATTGCGAAGAAGATCGTGGATGCAGGCGTCAAGGGTCTGTACATCCGCTCTCCCTTCACATGCAAATCCTCCCAGGGCATCTGCCGGAAGTGCTATGGCCGGAACATGGCCACGGGCAAGGACGTCGAAGTGGGTGAAGCGGTCGGCATCATGGCTGCGCAGTCCATCGGTGAACCGGGTACCCAGCTGACCATGCGTACATTCCACACCGGTGGTGTGGCCGGTTCCGGTACCGGTGACATCACACAGGGTCTTCCCCGTGTCGAGGAACTGTTCGAAGCCCGTCACCCGAAGGGTGTTGCGGTCATTGCACAGATCTCCGGCGAGATCACGGCCATTGACCGTATCGAAGGCACCATGCGTCAGGAAGTCACCATCACCAACGAACACGAGTCTGTTCCGCACAAGCTGAATGCGAACCAGTCCCTGCGGCCGTGGGTCAAGGTCGGCGAGAAAATCGAAGCCGGTACGGCCATCACCGAAGGACCGCTGGATCCCAAGGAGCTGCTGCGCGTGGCGGGTGTCCGCGAGGTGCAGGACTACATCCTGAAGGAAGTCAAGAAGGTGTACCAGTCTCAGGGTATCGAGATTTCCGACAAGCACCTGGAGGTCATGATCAAGCAGATGCTGAAGAAGGTCATGGTCACGGACTCCGGCGATACAGACCTGAATGTCGGCGTCCAGCTGTCGCTGAACGAAATCACCCGCATCAACCGGGATGCGCTGCTGCAGGGCAAGATCCCCGCACAGTTCAAGCCCGTCCTGCTGGGTATTTCCAAGGCTTCCGTGGAAACGGATTCCTTCCTGTCCGCCGCTTCCTTCCAGGAAACCACGAAGGTGCTGACGGATGCCACGATCAAGGGCAAGGTCGACCACCTGGTGGGCCTGAAAGAAAATGTCATCATCGGCAAGCTGATTCCGGCCGGAACCGGTGCCACGGGTGACCGTCCGCAGAACCTGATCATTGCCCAGAAGGCACAGGAACTGCGTGAAAAGCGCCTGGCCCGGATGAAGGAAGTCCACGACGAGAAGTTCGAGGAGATCGTCTCTGCCAACGGCGGTGACATCCAGGAGTCGGCACCGTCCGTCTCCGATGAAGATCTGTCCATGCTCAACGAGGAAATCCTCGAGACACCGGACGAATTCTTCGGCGAAAACGAATAA